The genomic stretch CGGGAAAGAGCTTTTTCTTGACGACCTCCTTCTTGCCCCCCTCGCGGAGCTCCACCACCTCCTCCGTGGGAATGAGCACCTGGAAGATCTTGTCCTCCATGCCAAAGGCCTTGACCCGCTTCTCCAGGTTGGCCTTGGCCTTTTCCTCCTGCCCCACGTAGGTGTGGACCGCGTACCATTCAATGCTCATCGCACAAGCCCTATCAGGAACCGGAAGACGAGATCGTAGAACCCCAGGATCACCATGGACACCACGGTGAAAACCAAAATGGCCTGGGTGCCCTCCACGATCTGCTCCCGCGTGGGCCAGGTGACCCGGGCAAGCTCGGCCCGGGCCTCCTGGAAGTAGCGAACAATCCGGGTAAACATCAGACCTTCACTTCCTTGTGCACCGTGTGCTTATCGCACCAAGGGCAGTACTTCCGGAGTTCCAGCTTGCCC from Thermus caldifontis encodes the following:
- the secE gene encoding preprotein translocase subunit SecE, with protein sequence MFTRIVRYFQEARAELARVTWPTREQIVEGTQAILVFTVVSMVILGFYDLVFRFLIGLVR